The following proteins come from a genomic window of Pseudomonas hygromyciniae:
- a CDS encoding sigma-54 dependent transcriptional regulator: protein MWRETKILLIDDDSVRRRDLAVILNFLGEENLPCGSHDWQQAVSSLSSSREVICVLIGTVNAPGAVPGLLKTLSTWDEFLPVLLMGDVSSVDLPEDQRRRVLSTLEMPPSYSKLLDSLHRAQVYREMYDQARERGRHREPNLFRSLVGTSRAIQHVRQMMQQVADTDASVLILGESGTGKEVVARNLHYHSKRRDGPFVPVNCGAIPAELLESELFGHEKGAFTGAITSRAGRFELANGGTLFLDEIGDMPLPMQVKLLRVLQERTFERVGSNKTQSVDVRIIAATHKNLESMIEVGSFREDLYYRLNVFPIEMAPLRERVEDIPLLMNELISRMEHEKRGSIRFNSAAIMSLCRHGWPGNVRELANLVERMAIMHPYGVIGVVELPKKFRYVDDEDEQLVDSLRSDLEERVAINGHTPNFGATAMLPPEGLDLKDYLGSLEQGLIQQALDDANGIVARAAERLRIRRTTLVEKMRKYGMSRREGDEQADD, encoded by the coding sequence ATGTGGCGTGAAACCAAAATTCTGCTGATCGATGACGATAGCGTTCGCCGCCGCGACCTGGCGGTGATTTTGAATTTTCTTGGCGAAGAAAATTTACCCTGCGGCAGCCACGATTGGCAGCAGGCTGTCAGCTCTTTGTCGTCGAGCCGTGAAGTCATCTGTGTGCTGATCGGGACGGTAAACGCTCCTGGCGCAGTTCCTGGCCTGTTAAAGACACTCTCAACCTGGGATGAGTTCCTTCCCGTGTTGCTGATGGGTGATGTTTCTTCCGTGGATTTGCCGGAAGACCAGCGCCGCCGTGTGCTTTCCACCCTGGAAATGCCCCCCAGCTACAGCAAATTGCTCGACTCCCTGCACCGTGCCCAGGTCTATCGCGAGATGTACGACCAGGCCCGTGAGCGCGGTCGTCACCGCGAACCCAACCTGTTCCGCAGCCTGGTCGGCACCAGCCGTGCGATTCAGCACGTGCGCCAGATGATGCAGCAAGTGGCCGATACCGACGCCAGCGTGCTGATCCTCGGCGAGTCCGGCACCGGCAAGGAAGTGGTCGCGCGGAACCTGCATTACCATTCCAAGCGTCGCGACGGACCTTTCGTGCCGGTCAACTGCGGGGCGATCCCGGCAGAGCTGCTCGAAAGCGAACTGTTCGGCCACGAGAAGGGCGCCTTTACCGGGGCGATCACCAGCCGTGCCGGGCGTTTTGAGCTGGCCAACGGCGGCACCCTGTTCCTCGACGAAATCGGCGATATGCCGTTGCCGATGCAGGTCAAGCTGCTGCGCGTGTTGCAGGAACGCACCTTCGAACGCGTGGGCAGCAACAAGACCCAGAGCGTCGACGTGCGCATCATCGCCGCCACCCACAAGAACCTCGAAAGCATGATCGAGGTCGGCAGCTTCCGCGAAGACTTGTACTACCGCCTCAACGTATTCCCCATCGAGATGGCCCCGCTGCGCGAGCGTGTGGAAGACATCCCGTTGCTGATGAACGAGCTGATCTCGCGCATGGAGCACGAAAAGCGCGGCTCGATCCGTTTCAACTCCGCCGCAATCATGTCCCTGTGCCGCCACGGCTGGCCGGGCAACGTGCGCGAGCTGGCCAACCTGGTGGAACGCATGGCGATCATGCATCCGTACGGGGTGATCGGCGTGGTCGAGTTGCCGAAGAAATTCCGCTATGTCGACGACGAAGACGAGCAACTGGTGGACAGCCTGCGCAGCGACCTCGAGGAGCGGGTGGCGATCAACGGCCATACCCCTAACTTCGGCGCCACCGCCATGTTGCCGCCCGAAGGGCTGGACCTGAAAGACTACCTCGGCAGCCTCGAACAAGGGCTGATTCAACAAGCCCTGGACGATGCCAATGGCATTGTCGCCCGCGCCGCCGAGCGCCTGCGTATCCGCCGCACCACGTTGGTGGAGAAGATGCGCAAGTACGGCATGAGCCGTCGTGAGGGTGATGAACAGGCGGATGATTGA
- a CDS encoding sensor histidine kinase: MPHAAHLSSVPDTQGLVPSVEQISRQGLEQAFSLFSQMSSQLTDSYSLLEARVSELKGELAVVSAQRMQELAEKERLANRLQNLLDLLPGGVIVIDDQGRVREANPAACDLLGLPLEGELWRHVITRCFAPREDDGHEISLKDGRRLSIATRSLDAEPGQLVLLNDLTETRHLQDQLARHERLSSLGRMVASLAHQIRTPLSAALIYASHLTDEQLPAATHQRFAGRLKERLHELEHQVRDMLVFARGELPLTDRVTPAALMQSLQAAAATHVQEASVRWQCDSHWGELLCNRDTLVGALLNLIENASQASGPGARLKVHLYSREQTLRLCISDSGSGIDPAVLQRLGEPFFTTKTNGTGLGLTVVKAVARAHQGELQLRSRVGRGTCALITLPLFSGAASAE, from the coding sequence ATGCCCCACGCCGCCCACCTTTCTTCAGTCCCTGACACCCAGGGACTTGTCCCGTCCGTAGAGCAGATCAGCCGGCAAGGGCTTGAGCAGGCGTTTTCGCTGTTCAGCCAGATGTCCAGCCAGTTGACTGACTCCTACAGCCTGCTGGAAGCCCGGGTTTCGGAGCTCAAAGGCGAGCTGGCCGTGGTCAGTGCCCAGCGCATGCAAGAGCTGGCCGAGAAAGAACGCCTGGCCAATCGTCTGCAAAATCTCCTCGACCTGTTGCCCGGTGGCGTGATCGTCATCGATGACCAGGGCCGTGTGCGCGAAGCCAACCCCGCGGCCTGCGATCTGCTGGGCCTGCCGCTGGAAGGCGAGCTGTGGCGCCATGTCATCACGCGCTGCTTTGCCCCCCGCGAAGACGACGGCCACGAAATTTCCCTCAAGGACGGGCGCCGCTTGTCCATCGCCACCCGTTCCCTGGACGCCGAGCCCGGCCAATTGGTGCTGCTCAACGACCTGACAGAAACCCGTCACCTGCAAGACCAATTGGCGCGCCACGAGCGCTTGTCGTCCCTGGGGCGGATGGTCGCTTCTTTGGCGCATCAGATCCGCACGCCGTTGTCTGCCGCGTTGATCTACGCCAGTCATTTGACTGATGAGCAATTGCCAGCCGCCACCCACCAGCGTTTTGCCGGGCGGCTCAAGGAGCGCCTGCATGAGCTGGAGCACCAGGTGCGCGACATGCTGGTATTTGCCCGGGGCGAGTTGCCGCTGACCGACCGGGTCACGCCTGCCGCCTTGATGCAGTCGCTGCAAGCCGCCGCCGCGACCCATGTGCAGGAAGCCTCGGTGCGCTGGCAGTGCGACAGCCATTGGGGCGAGTTGCTGTGCAATCGCGACACCCTAGTGGGCGCGCTGCTCAACCTGATCGAAAACGCCAGCCAGGCCAGCGGCCCGGGGGCGCGGCTCAAAGTGCACTTGTACAGCCGCGAGCAAACCCTGCGCCTGTGCATCAGCGACAGCGGCAGCGGGATTGATCCAGCCGTGTTACAGCGCCTGGGCGAACCCTTCTTTACCACCAAGACCAACGGTACCGGCCTGGGGCTGACCGTGGTCAAGGCAGTGGCCCGTGCCCATCAGGGAGAATTGCAGTTGCGCTCCCGTGTGGGGCGCGGCACCTGTGCATTGATAACGCTGCCGCTGTTTTCCGGCGCGGCAAGCGCGGAGTAA
- a CDS encoding sigma-54-dependent transcriptional regulator: MAIKVLLVEDDRALREALADTLLLAGHDYRAVGSAEEALEAVEQESFSLVVSDVNMPGMDGHQLLGLLRARQPQLPVLLMTAHGAVERAVDAMRQGAADYLVKPFEPKALIELVARHALGVVGAADSEGPIACEPASAQLLELAAKVARSDSTVLISGESGTGKEVLARYIHQQSHRASQPFIAINCAAIPDNMLEATLFGHEKGSFTGAIAAQAGKFEQADGGTILLDEISEMPLGLQAKLLRVLQEREVERVGARKPIQLDIRVVATTNRDLAGEVAAGRFREDLFYRLSVFPLAWRPLRERPADIVPLAERLLNKHVNKMKHAQARLSAEAQACLISYPWPGNVRELDNAIQRALILQQGGLIQPQDFCLAVGAAAAPMPSLAPAPLQSAPAEAAGGLGDDLRRREFQMIIDTLRAERGRRKEAAERLGISPRTLRYKLAQMRDAGMDVEAFLFAS; encoded by the coding sequence ATGGCTATCAAGGTTTTACTGGTTGAAGACGATCGCGCCCTGCGTGAAGCACTGGCTGACACGCTGTTGTTGGCGGGCCATGACTATCGGGCGGTCGGTTCGGCCGAGGAAGCCTTGGAGGCGGTGGAGCAAGAGTCTTTCAGCCTGGTGGTCAGTGACGTCAACATGCCTGGCATGGACGGCCACCAGTTGCTCGGCCTGCTGCGCGCACGTCAGCCGCAACTGCCGGTGCTGTTGATGACCGCCCACGGCGCGGTAGAGCGGGCAGTGGATGCCATGCGCCAGGGCGCAGCAGATTACCTGGTCAAGCCATTCGAGCCCAAGGCCTTGATCGAGCTGGTGGCGCGCCATGCTCTCGGCGTTGTGGGGGCGGCAGACAGTGAGGGGCCGATTGCCTGCGAACCGGCCAGTGCGCAACTGCTGGAGCTGGCGGCCAAGGTCGCCCGTAGCGATTCCACCGTGCTGATCTCCGGCGAGTCCGGTACCGGCAAGGAAGTGTTGGCGCGCTATATCCATCAGCAATCCCATCGGGCCAGCCAGCCGTTTATCGCGATCAACTGCGCGGCGATCCCCGACAACATGCTCGAAGCCACCCTGTTCGGCCATGAGAAAGGCTCCTTTACCGGCGCCATCGCCGCCCAGGCCGGCAAGTTTGAGCAGGCCGATGGCGGCACCATCCTGCTCGATGAAATCTCCGAAATGCCCCTCGGCCTGCAAGCCAAGCTGCTGCGCGTGCTGCAAGAGCGCGAAGTGGAGCGGGTCGGCGCACGCAAGCCGATCCAGTTGGATATCCGCGTGGTCGCCACCACCAACCGTGACCTCGCCGGCGAAGTGGCGGCGGGGCGCTTTCGTGAAGACTTGTTCTACCGTCTCTCGGTCTTCCCGCTGGCCTGGCGCCCGCTGCGTGAGCGCCCGGCCGATATCGTGCCGCTGGCCGAGCGCCTGTTGAACAAACACGTCAATAAAATGAAGCATGCCCAGGCGCGCCTGTCGGCCGAGGCCCAGGCTTGCCTGATCAGTTACCCATGGCCCGGTAACGTGCGCGAGCTGGACAACGCGATCCAGCGCGCACTGATTTTGCAGCAGGGCGGCCTGATCCAGCCCCAGGACTTCTGCCTGGCGGTCGGTGCCGCTGCGGCGCCGATGCCGAGCCTGGCCCCGGCGCCTTTGCAAAGCGCGCCGGCCGAGGCCGCTGGTGGCCTGGGCGACGACCTGCGCCGCCGCGAATTCCAGATGATTATCGACACCCTGCGTGCTGAACGTGGCCGTCGCAAAGAGGCTGCCGAGCGCCTGGGCATCAGCCCGCGCACTTTGCGCTACAAGCTGGCGCAAATGCGCGATGCGGGGATGGACGTGGAAGCGTTCCTTTTCGCTAGCTGA
- the fliE gene encoding flagellar hook-basal body complex protein FliE: MSQGVEFNRLMLDMRSMQMDAMSQPKSVAQVPELGQSSFADMLGQAINKVSDTQQASSQLSTAFEIGKSGVDLTDVMIASQKASVSFQALTQVRNKLVQAYQDIMQMPV, translated from the coding sequence ATGAGCCAAGGTGTTGAGTTCAATCGGTTGATGTTGGATATGCGATCCATGCAAATGGACGCCATGTCCCAGCCGAAATCCGTCGCGCAAGTGCCGGAATTGGGCCAAAGCAGCTTTGCCGACATGCTCGGTCAAGCCATCAACAAAGTCAGCGATACCCAGCAAGCGTCCAGCCAACTGTCGACCGCTTTCGAAATCGGCAAGAGTGGCGTCGACCTCACCGACGTGATGATCGCTTCGCAAAAAGCCAGTGTTTCCTTCCAAGCCTTGACCCAAGTACGCAACAAGCTGGTTCAGGCTTATCAAGACATCATGCAGATGCCGGTTTAA
- the fliF gene encoding flagellar basal-body MS-ring/collar protein FliF — translation MAEAVVDNVPAKTDGKPPLFGLSFLENLSEMTMLRQVGLMVGLAASVAIGFAVVLWSQQPDYRPLYGSLAGMDAKQVMETLAAADIAYTVEPNSGALLVKADDVARARLKLAAAGVAPTDGNIGFEILDKDQGLGTSQFMEATRYRRGLEGELARTISSLNNVKGARVHLAIPKSSVFVRDERKPSASVLVELFAGRSLEPGQVLAIVNLVATSVPELSKSQITVVDQKGNLLSDQAENSALTMAGKQFDYSRRMESMLTQRVHNILQPVLGNDRYKAEVSADVDFSAVESTSEQFNPDQPALRSEQSTSEQRTAANGPPQGVPGALSNQPPAPASAPQTTGGAAATASAIQPGQPLLDANGQQIMDPATGQPMLAPYPADKRQQSTKNFELDRSISHTKQQQGRLNRLSVSVVVDDQVKINAANGETTRAPWTADELARFTRLVQDAVGFDASRGDSVSVINMPFSLERGEVIADIPFYSQPWFWDIVKQVLGVLFILVLVFGVLRPVLNNITGHGKKQLAPFGDVELGGMGGLDGELANDRVSLGGPQSILLPSPSEGYDAQLNAIKSLVAEDPGRVAQVVKEWINADE, via the coding sequence ATGGCAGAAGCAGTCGTGGATAACGTACCCGCCAAGACAGACGGCAAGCCGCCGCTGTTTGGCCTGTCGTTCCTGGAAAACCTCTCCGAAATGACCATGTTGCGTCAGGTGGGCCTGATGGTCGGCCTGGCTGCCAGCGTGGCGATTGGTTTTGCCGTGGTGTTGTGGTCCCAGCAACCCGATTACCGGCCACTCTATGGCAGCCTGGCGGGGATGGATGCCAAGCAGGTCATGGAAACCCTGGCCGCCGCCGATATCGCCTATACCGTGGAGCCCAACTCCGGCGCCTTGCTGGTCAAGGCCGATGACGTCGCCCGTGCCCGCTTGAAGCTGGCCGCCGCCGGCGTGGCACCGACCGATGGCAACATCGGTTTTGAGATTCTCGATAAAGACCAGGGCCTGGGTACCAGCCAGTTCATGGAAGCCACCCGTTACCGTCGTGGCCTGGAAGGCGAACTGGCGCGCACCATCTCTAGCCTGAACAACGTCAAGGGTGCCCGTGTGCACCTGGCGATTCCGAAAAGCTCGGTATTTGTGCGCGACGAGCGCAAGCCCAGCGCTTCGGTATTGGTCGAGCTGTTTGCCGGTCGCTCCCTGGAGCCGGGCCAGGTCCTGGCCATCGTCAATTTGGTGGCGACCAGCGTGCCCGAGTTGAGCAAGTCACAGATCACCGTGGTCGATCAGAAGGGCAACCTGCTCTCCGACCAGGCGGAAAACTCCGCGTTGACCATGGCCGGCAAGCAGTTCGACTACAGCCGCCGCATGGAAAGCATGCTCACCCAGCGTGTACACAACATCCTGCAACCGGTACTGGGCAACGACCGCTACAAGGCTGAAGTGTCCGCCGACGTGGACTTCAGCGCCGTCGAGTCGACTTCCGAGCAGTTCAACCCCGACCAGCCAGCCCTGCGCAGCGAGCAATCGACCAGCGAACAGCGCACGGCCGCCAATGGTCCTCCGCAAGGCGTACCCGGCGCCCTGAGCAATCAGCCGCCCGCGCCGGCCAGTGCCCCGCAAACCACCGGTGGCGCCGCCGCGACCGCCAGCGCGATCCAGCCCGGCCAGCCGCTGTTGGACGCCAATGGTCAGCAAATCATGGACCCGGCCACCGGCCAGCCGATGCTCGCGCCTTACCCGGCTGACAAGCGTCAGCAGTCCACCAAAAACTTCGAACTGGACCGCTCCATCAGCCACACCAAGCAACAGCAAGGGCGCTTGAACCGCCTGTCGGTGTCGGTGGTGGTGGATGACCAGGTCAAGATCAACGCCGCCAACGGCGAAACCACCCGCGCCCCGTGGACCGCCGATGAATTGGCGCGCTTCACTCGCCTGGTGCAGGACGCCGTGGGCTTCGATGCCAGCCGTGGCGACAGCGTCAGCGTGATCAACATGCCGTTCTCCCTGGAGCGCGGCGAGGTGATTGCCGATATTCCGTTCTACTCTCAACCCTGGTTCTGGGACATCGTCAAACAAGTGCTGGGGGTGTTGTTCATCCTGGTGCTGGTGTTCGGCGTGCTGCGCCCTGTGCTCAACAACATCACCGGCCACGGCAAGAAGCAGTTGGCGCCGTTCGGCGATGTCGAGTTGGGTGGCATGGGCGGCCTGGATGGCGAACTGGCCAACGACCGCGTCAGCCTTGGCGGGCCGCAGAGCATTCTGCTGCCAAGCCCGAGCGAAGGGTATGACGCGCAGTTGAATGCAATCAAAAGTCTGGTGGCAGAAGACCCGGGTCGTGTGGCCCAGGTCGTGAAAGAGTGGATCAACGCAGATGAGTGA
- the fliG gene encoding flagellar motor switch protein FliG, which translates to MSDNRASVAKLTRVDKAAVLLLSLGETDAAQVLRHMGPKEVQRVGVAMAQMRNVHREQVEQVMSEFVEIVGDQTSLGVGSDSYIRKMLTSALGEDKANGLIDRILLGGNTSGLDSLKWMEPRAVADVIRYEHPQIQAIVVAYLDPDQAGEVLGHFDHKVRLDIILRVSSLNTVQPAALKELNTILEKQFSGNSNAARTTLGGIKRAADIMNFLDSSVEGQLMDSIREIDDTLSVQIEDLMFVFNNLSDVDDRGIQALLREVSSDVLVLALKGSDEGVKEKIFKNMSKRASELLRDDLEAKGPVRVSDVETAQKEILTIARRMAEAGEIVLGGKGGEEMI; encoded by the coding sequence ATGAGTGATAATCGAGCCTCTGTTGCCAAGCTGACCCGGGTCGACAAAGCCGCCGTGCTGTTGCTGTCCCTGGGTGAGACCGATGCGGCCCAAGTACTGCGCCATATGGGCCCCAAGGAAGTGCAGCGGGTCGGCGTCGCCATGGCGCAGATGCGCAATGTGCACCGCGAGCAAGTCGAGCAGGTGATGAGCGAGTTCGTCGAGATCGTCGGCGACCAGACCAGCCTGGGCGTTGGCTCCGACAGCTATATCCGCAAGATGCTCACCTCGGCCCTGGGCGAAGACAAGGCCAACGGCCTGATCGACCGCATCCTGCTGGGCGGCAACACCAGTGGCCTCGACAGCCTCAAGTGGATGGAACCGCGGGCGGTGGCGGACGTGATTCGTTACGAGCACCCGCAGATCCAGGCGATTGTCGTGGCTTACCTGGACCCGGACCAGGCCGGCGAAGTGCTCGGCCATTTCGACCACAAGGTGCGCCTGGACATCATCCTGCGCGTCTCGTCGTTGAACACCGTGCAGCCGGCGGCCTTGAAAGAATTGAACACGATCCTGGAGAAGCAGTTCTCCGGCAACTCCAACGCGGCACGCACCACCCTGGGTGGTATCAAGCGCGCGGCCGACATCATGAACTTCCTCGACAGCTCGGTGGAAGGCCAGTTGATGGACTCGATCCGCGAGATCGACGACACCCTGTCGGTGCAGATCGAAGACCTGATGTTCGTGTTCAACAACCTCTCCGATGTCGACGACCGTGGCATCCAGGCGTTGCTGCGCGAAGTGTCCTCCGATGTGCTGGTGCTGGCCCTCAAGGGCTCGGACGAGGGCGTCAAGGAAAAGATCTTCAAGAACATGTCCAAGCGTGCCTCGGAACTGTTGCGCGACGACCTCGAAGCCAAGGGCCCGGTGCGCGTCAGCGACGTGGAAACCGCGCAGAAAGAAATCCTCACCATTGCCCGCCGTATGGCCGAAGCCGGAGAAATCGTTCTCGGCGGGAAGGGCGGCGAAGAAATGATCTAA
- the fliH gene encoding flagellar assembly protein FliH produces the protein MSNNDETPSDLIRARDVGGFDVWSLPSFDPHKPEPEPEPVEETPVEMEEVPLDEVQPLTLEELESIRQEAYNEGFATGEKEGFHSTTLKVRQEADAALAVKLASLERLMGNLFAPIAEQDSQLEKAMVGLVEHITRQVIQRELALDSSQIESVMREALKLLPLGVGNVRLYINPQDFEQVKALRERHEETWRIVEDAALQPGGCRVETEHSRIDATVETRITQIMAKLFDQLHEQALHPAAPDLSTDLDAPDAP, from the coding sequence ATGTCGAACAATGATGAGACGCCCAGCGACTTGATTCGCGCCCGGGACGTCGGCGGGTTCGACGTCTGGTCGCTGCCCAGCTTCGACCCGCATAAGCCCGAACCCGAGCCCGAGCCGGTCGAAGAGACCCCGGTGGAAATGGAAGAAGTGCCCCTGGACGAAGTCCAGCCGCTGACCCTCGAAGAGCTCGAAAGCATCCGCCAGGAGGCTTACAACGAAGGCTTCGCCACGGGTGAGAAAGAGGGGTTCCACAGCACCACCCTCAAGGTTCGCCAGGAAGCTGACGCGGCCCTCGCTGTGAAACTGGCCAGCCTCGAACGGCTGATGGGCAACCTGTTCGCGCCGATTGCCGAGCAGGACTCGCAGCTGGAAAAGGCCATGGTCGGGCTGGTGGAGCACATCACCCGCCAGGTTATCCAGCGTGAACTGGCGCTGGACTCCAGCCAGATTGAAAGCGTGATGCGCGAAGCCCTCAAGCTGTTGCCCCTGGGCGTCGGCAACGTGCGGCTGTACATCAACCCGCAGGATTTCGAGCAGGTCAAAGCCCTGCGCGAGCGCCATGAGGAAACCTGGCGGATTGTCGAGGATGCCGCGTTGCAGCCCGGTGGTTGCCGGGTCGAGACCGAGCACAGCCGGATCGATGCCACGGTCGAGACGCGTATCACGCAGATCATGGCCAAGCTGTTCGACCAGTTGCACGAACAAGCGCTGCACCCGGCGGCACCGGACCTGAGCACGGACCTGGACGCGCCTGATGCGCCTTGA
- the fliI gene encoding flagellar protein export ATPase FliI: protein MRLDRTSFAKRLGGYIEATELPGQPILEGRLLRMVGLTLEAEGLRAAMGSRCLVINDDSYHQVQVEAEVMGFSGSKIFLMPVGSLAGIAPGARVVPLADTGRLPMGMSMLGRVLDGAGRALDGKGGMKAEDWVPMDGPTINPLKRNPISQPLDVGIRCINGLLTVGRGQRLGLFAGTGVGKSVLLGMMTRFTEADIIVVGLIGERGREVKEFIEHILGEEGLKRSVVVASPADDAPLMRLRAAMYCTRIAEYFRDKGKNVLLLMDSLTRFAQAQREIALAIGEPPATKGYPPSVFAKLPKLVERAGNAEAGGGSITAFYTVLSEGDDQQDPIADSARGVLDGHIVLSRRLAEEGHYPAIDIEASISRVMPSVVSAEHMTRAQQFKQLWSRYQQSRDLISVGAYVAGGDRETDLAIALQPQLVTYLRQGLNDNISMAESEAHLASVFAPAPGG, encoded by the coding sequence ATGCGCCTTGATCGCACCAGCTTTGCCAAGCGCCTGGGCGGTTATATCGAAGCCACCGAGTTGCCCGGCCAGCCGATCCTTGAAGGCCGCCTGCTGCGCATGGTCGGCCTGACCCTCGAAGCCGAAGGTCTGCGTGCCGCCATGGGCAGCCGCTGCCTGGTGATCAACGATGACAGTTACCACCAGGTGCAGGTGGAAGCGGAAGTCATGGGCTTTTCCGGCAGCAAGATTTTCCTGATGCCGGTCGGCAGCCTCGCCGGTATTGCGCCAGGCGCACGCGTGGTGCCGTTGGCCGATACCGGGCGCCTGCCGATGGGCATGAGTATGCTCGGCCGCGTGCTCGACGGCGCCGGTCGTGCGCTGGACGGCAAGGGCGGGATGAAGGCCGAAGACTGGGTGCCGATGGACGGCCCGACCATCAACCCGCTCAAGCGCAACCCCATCAGCCAGCCGCTGGACGTGGGTATTCGTTGCATCAACGGTTTATTGACGGTCGGTCGCGGCCAGCGCCTGGGCCTGTTTGCCGGTACCGGCGTGGGTAAGAGTGTGCTGCTGGGCATGATGACGCGCTTTACCGAGGCCGACATTATCGTGGTCGGCCTGATCGGTGAGCGGGGTCGTGAGGTGAAGGAGTTCATCGAGCATATCCTCGGTGAAGAGGGCCTCAAGCGCTCGGTGGTGGTGGCTTCCCCGGCGGACGATGCGCCGCTGATGCGTCTGCGCGCAGCTATGTATTGCACACGGATCGCCGAATATTTTCGCGACAAGGGCAAGAATGTCCTGTTGCTGATGGACTCCCTCACACGTTTCGCCCAGGCCCAGCGGGAAATCGCCCTGGCCATTGGCGAGCCGCCCGCCACCAAAGGCTATCCGCCGTCGGTGTTTGCCAAGCTGCCCAAGCTGGTGGAGCGGGCGGGGAATGCCGAGGCCGGTGGGGGGTCCATCACTGCGTTCTACACCGTATTGTCCGAAGGCGATGACCAGCAGGACCCGATTGCCGACTCGGCGCGGGGCGTGCTCGATGGGCACATCGTGCTGTCGCGGCGCCTGGCCGAGGAGGGGCATTACCCGGCCATTGATATCGAAGCGTCCATCAGCCGGGTGATGCCGTCGGTGGTCAGCGCCGAGCATATGACCCGCGCCCAGCAGTTCAAGCAGCTGTGGTCACGTTATCAACAAAGTCGCGACCTGATCAGCGTCGGCGCCTATGTGGCCGGTGGCGACCGCGAGACCGACCTGGCGATCGCCCTGCAACCGCAACTGGTGACCTACCTGCGCCAGGGCCTGAACGACAACATCAGCATGGCTGAAAGCGAAGCGCACCTGGCGTCGGTGTTCGCGCCTGCGCCTGGCGGCTAA
- the fliJ gene encoding flagellar export protein FliJ: MASSRAARLAPVVEMAESAERTAAQRLGHFQGQVRLAESKLGDLERFRGEYQQQWIDRGSKGVSGQWLMNYQHFLNQLESAVGQQRQSLVWHQNNLDKAREGWQQAYARVEGLRKLVQRYIDEARALEDKREQKLLDELSQRLPRQDQY; this comes from the coding sequence ATGGCCTCCAGTCGCGCCGCGCGCCTTGCTCCCGTGGTGGAAATGGCCGAAAGCGCCGAGCGCACCGCCGCCCAGCGCTTGGGGCATTTCCAGGGTCAGGTGCGCCTGGCCGAGAGCAAGCTGGGCGACTTGGAGCGCTTTCGCGGCGAATACCAACAGCAGTGGATCGATCGCGGCAGCAAGGGCGTTTCCGGGCAGTGGCTGATGAACTACCAGCACTTTCTCAACCAACTGGAAAGCGCCGTCGGCCAGCAGCGTCAGAGCCTGGTCTGGCACCAGAACAACCTCGACAAGGCCCGCGAAGGCTGGCAACAGGCCTACGCCCGGGTCGAAGGCCTGCGCAAGCTGGTACAGCGCTACATCGACGAAGCCCGCGCCCTGGAAGACAAACGCGAGCAGAAGCTGCTCGACGAACTGTCCCAGCGCCTGCCGCGGCAGGATCAATACTAG
- a CDS encoding STAS domain-containing protein → MSVASEVSLDGKKLTIAVKGRFDFGSHQAFRDSYERFYKVPETYVVDLKDATYLDSSALGMLLLLRDHAGGDDAEVQVINSSPDVRKILAISNFEKLFDIT, encoded by the coding sequence ATGTCAGTCGCCTCAGAAGTATCCCTGGATGGGAAGAAGTTGACGATTGCCGTCAAAGGCCGATTCGATTTCGGCAGCCACCAAGCCTTTCGTGATTCCTACGAGCGGTTCTACAAGGTCCCCGAGACCTACGTAGTGGACTTGAAAGACGCCACCTATCTCGACAGTTCTGCCCTGGGCATGCTCCTGTTGCTGCGTGATCATGCTGGCGGCGATGACGCTGAGGTGCAGGTGATCAATAGCAGCCCCGATGTGCGCAAGATCCTCGCCATCTCCAACTTCGAAAAGCTGTTCGATATCACTTGA